A stretch of the Glycine soja cultivar W05 chromosome 13, ASM419377v2, whole genome shotgun sequence genome encodes the following:
- the LOC114381112 gene encoding rho GDP-dissociation inhibitor 1-like gives MEGANWKITEEEAGPSSSSGIASNKQQNPPETFHHQHHRKEAAAEEEETEEEEEDDVDHHNNSTFVPGPLLSLKDQIEKDKEDESLRRWKEKLLGCMESDLDGQIHPEVKFHSIGIISEDFGEVITPLSVDESQNGHILFTLKEGSHYQLKLKFSVLHNIVSGLAYCNNVWKGGLQVDQSKGMLGTFAPQKEPYVHTLKEDITPSGVLARGVYSAKIKFEDDDGRCHMELKYSLEIKKR, from the exons ATGGAGGGTGCTAACTGGAAGATAACAGAGGAAGAAGCAGGGCCATCCTCTTCTTCTGGGATTGCTTCAAATAAACAACAAAACCCACCTGAAACttttcatcatcaacatcatagGAAGGAGGCTgcagcagaagaagaagaaaccgaggaagaggaagaagacgaTGTTGATCATCATAACAATAGCACCTTTGTTCCTGGTCCTCTCCTTTCTCTCAAGGATCAGATCGAAAAAGACAAG GAGGATGAGAGCCTAAGGAGATGGAAAGAGAAGCTGTTGGGTTGCATGGAAAGTGATTTAGATG GTCAGATACATCCTGAAGTGAAATTCCACTCCATTGGAATAATCTCTGAGGATTTTGGTGAAGTCATTACTCCTTTATCTGTGGATGAAAGCCAAAATGGTCATATTCTGTTTACTCTCAAGGAGGGCTCTCATTATCAGCTTAAGCTAAAATTCAGTGTTCTGCACAACATTGTGTCTGGTTTGGCATACTGCAACAATGTGTGGAAAGGAGGGCTTCAAG TTGACCAGAGCAAAGGAATGTTGGGTACCTTTGCTCCCCAAAAAGAACCATATGTACATACCTTAAAAGAAGACATCACTCCGTCTGGTGTGCTTGCAAGGGGTGTATACTCTGCTAAGATTAAG